The genomic region AACCATAGGCGTTACTACTTTCCAGATCAGAAAGAATATCTTTTTCTGTTGGATATTGCTCATCCCATTGATCAATACCCATGCTTCTCATTTTAGAAATAACATTCTGAATTAATTCCATAACAGCATTAAGGTGTTGGGAAGATAAGTTTTGTATCACTGCTTTTTAGGTTTAATTTGAATAGTAGTAGGTATTGATATTATTTGCTCATAATAAGATCCACTTTATCTAATTCTAATTTCAATGGCATAATTTGCTCTTGATAAGAAGTAATAAGAGAATCAGGCAATGGTTCTGATGATGGTAACTCTTGTTTTCTTGAATCCACTTGTTTACCATTTTTCCAGAAACGATAACATAAATGAGGGCCTGAAGCAAGACCAGTTTTTCCTACATAACCAATTACGTCACCTTGAGTCACTCGCACACCTCTACGGATACCTTTCTTGATTTTATTCATATGAAGGTATTGTGTAGTGTACACACTATTATGACGGATTTTTACATAGTTGCCATTGTACTTAGAATAAGTAGCCGCTATAATTTCACCATCTCCAACAGCATGAATCGGTGTACCAATTGGGGCGGCATAATCAGTTCCTAAGTGGGCTTTGTATCTTTTCTGAACAGGGTGATAACGACGTCGAGAAAAAGAAGAAGATATTCTTGAAAAATGTAAGGGTGCTTTTAAAAATTCTTTCCTTAAGCTATTACCAAATTCATCAAAATATTCTTGTTTGCCATTGTATTCGTAATCAAAAGCATAATAATCCTTTCCAAGATGTCGAAACATTGCAGCTTCAATATGGTCTATACCTACAACAGAATCTTCCACCACTTTTTCAAAGAAAATGACTTTAAAACCATCTCCTTTTTGAATATGGAAGAAGTCAATTTGCCATGCGAAGACATCTGACAATAAGTTGACTAGTAAAGGTGACTCGTTTTGATCTGTTAATGTTTGGTATAAAGACGAGGTAATGTCTCCATGTACTTCCTTCTTCTGAAGTGTAACAGGTTTTTCCCCTTTATAGACTGTACAGCTGTCCTTAACATTGAAAACAACATAATTAATATCATCTTCCTCATAGATAAAGTAATCTACTCGGTTAGAGTCGGCGCCGAAAAGAAGTGTGTATTTCTGCCCATATTTTATTCTTCGAACATCAAACACACCTTTTGAGTTGTTGGCAAGTTTATAAATAGTGGAATAATCAATATCATACTTTGTCAAGACATCAGATAAATTCTGGTTTCTTCTAATCTTACCTTCTTTAACAACAAGGGTATCGATATTAATATTATAGAGATATTCTGAAGTATCCACTTCTACATAAATGGAGTCGGTAGTAAGTTGGTCATTTACTTCAGTATTATTATTTGAGGTCTCACAGCTCATCGCACCAAAAGTGATTAAGCCAGCAATGAAACTCTTGATTACATTCTTCATTATCAAAATTAAATCGGGAGGCTAAAATGTGAGTTTACATTCTAGCATATTATTGATATATCTGTAAAGCTAATAACCACATGCCTGCCCTACAATTAAACACCTAAAAATTGACAGACTATCACAACCTTTAACGCCAATTATTTTCAAGAACTACTGAAAACATTAACTGTGTACCCAATTATTAAATTTTGTAATTAATTGAAAATCTGAAAAATAGATCTATTTTAAGATTAATTTGCATTATTTTATTACATGATGCTAAATGACATTGAAAAATTTAAACTTTATTAGAATTATGTCAGTTAATATTTATAAATTGCAATTATTACGAAATTGTTGAACCTGAAATTTTTGCTAC from Flammeovirga agarivorans harbors:
- a CDS encoding peptidoglycan DD-metalloendopeptidase family protein encodes the protein MKNVIKSFIAGLITFGAMSCETSNNNTEVNDQLTTDSIYVEVDTSEYLYNINIDTLVVKEGKIRRNQNLSDVLTKYDIDYSTIYKLANNSKGVFDVRRIKYGQKYTLLFGADSNRVDYFIYEEDDINYVVFNVKDSCTVYKGEKPVTLQKKEVHGDITSSLYQTLTDQNESPLLVNLLSDVFAWQIDFFHIQKGDGFKVIFFEKVVEDSVVGIDHIEAAMFRHLGKDYYAFDYEYNGKQEYFDEFGNSLRKEFLKAPLHFSRISSSFSRRRYHPVQKRYKAHLGTDYAAPIGTPIHAVGDGEIIAATYSKYNGNYVKIRHNSVYTTQYLHMNKIKKGIRRGVRVTQGDVIGYVGKTGLASGPHLCYRFWKNGKQVDSRKQELPSSEPLPDSLITSYQEQIMPLKLELDKVDLIMSK